In Acipenser ruthenus chromosome 1, fAciRut3.2 maternal haplotype, whole genome shotgun sequence, the genomic stretch GATTGTTTAAAGTGCAGTTAGGCTCTACGTGTCAGCTAggcttttgtttagtttatttttgctttgtgaaaataaaaaagtcCACGAAGGTGCTTCGCTGTgcagttcttgtgtctgggtctatgtTTTAAAGGGCAAACGAGCCGAGTACGGAGAGGCTACATTACAGTTGATATAATAATTTGTGggttataaagaaattcctaaatatttttacaaaatatagtgaTACTAGATACAGCTATATCGTTGGTCGTTGAACATCATTTGTTTGTGCATCTTTTGGGAAACTGATTTAATTAATAACAACGGTCTTTTGTTGCATGTgatgtcagtagcacggctcggctctgcaatggaaaaacaacccaggctctccttaaccacaccgtgagggctcggtacggccctGGTGCGGCTCTGTTGTCCAGTGGAAAAGAGGCAACACACACAAGCTATACACACCAGTGTGCTAAACTAGCTAACACCATGACTACCAAATCACATGGTCAGTTGAGGAACTGGTTTGTTTTTAAGGGATGTGACCATTTCCCTTAAATTAAATCCCAACTGCATGAAAAAGGTCTTAATATACTACACAaaatcaacaaaaataaaatgcacttaaaatgtgttattattgcACATTGTTCCTCTATATAATATCACAGCTGAAAGGAGACATTTCATTGTCTGTAGCTATACTATCAAAGCATTCTCTAAgaaatgaaaatgttgttttgagACCTACCTGCAAGGACAGTGGCGAGTTCCCGTCTTGTGCTTTGGTCCAGCATGCTACCAGCTTCTCCACATTACCAGCACAGATGTAGCACAGGCAGGCCTGGGCCTGGAGGCTGAGGTCTCCATCTCTTTCCAGTCGGGTACCAAGATCACCTGAGGCGAGCATAGTGTGTGCAGTGTGTTTAGATTTGAGTTACTATTGTAATGAAAAAGCAAggtggaaaaaaacaaaagtagtacAGTAGGAAACTAGCCTGTATGGGGGGTCGTGCACACGATCTAAAGAAGGTAAATCAAATAACTTACGTGACAATTAGAACACAGAAGAAAGGAAGGTCTTTTTCTAGCGAGAAAAACCCAAGATTTAATCCTGGTTAAATCTCTTGGTATGGATGGAAAGGCACAGTGCTGAATAGCCAGCCCCACTTTGCTTTTTTTAACGTGCCTCAATTGAGTGAGCCAACACATAACTCTACTGTGTTTTATTCTCcacaaaaccaataataaaagCAAGTCAGGCCGAAAGAAAATCATCAAGCAACCATGAGACACAATGCCAGATTAATATGAAGTCCGATTCTACCTGACTGCCACGGGGTACAGGATATTGAGAGCAATTCTACCATTTTGATTTGTAAGCAGCTGCAGTGGCAGATCTAGAGTTagtattaaaactattaaaatgaatgtagaaATATAAAATTGGAGAGGATTCTGTAAAAATAGAAGTGGTAGTAAAAGTAATTGAATCAGTCATCGATGTGAAACATTTggcacatgcatatatatatatatatatatatatatatatatatatatatatatatatatatatatatatatatatatatatatgtgtgtgtgtgtgtcaaaaagATAAAGATGCAGAAAGTAGCTTTGAAACAAGAGGCTGTGCTCACCGCAAAGGGCTGCAAATTCATCAGGGCGAGCGTACGTCAGCACAGCAGCCAGCGCCTCTCTCCAGTTCTGCAGGTCACATGACTGAACAATCTCCTTCCAGTCCTTAGTGACCACTGCAGTAATCAGCTGAAacggtgaaaaaaaaaagaaaaaaacccacacagacTTGTTATCGTCTCGTTCTCTTGATTTAAATACCAGAGTCACAGCATTCTCAGGAATTAAGAACCATAGATTAAAATGCAAGACTAGGTTTAATGTCAACACTTAAGCATTTACAGTAAATCAATTTGGGGTTATTTTATCTTGAAGTAGTGAGTCAGTTGGGGCTGCATATAAAATCATAGTATGTTggaaaatgtaaaaattaaacacaaaaaactccAAAACACTGCACATCCTTGGGGTACACAATCCTCCTCACGCATGCACTCACACAAGCCTTTTCTACTGCTCACACAAATGCACAGAACCTGTAGATCTGTGGACTGCAGGATAGATTGTGGTAATTGCTGGCAAGCAGAAAGACAGTGACATTTACAAACATGCACTCCTTTCTAACTAGGTGTGCCACCTTGCAGCAAGTAGTGCTTGGACACATTTTCTAAGGAGagatgtttaaatgtttgtttctaGGAATGCTTCTTGGATTGATTTGGAAATTTGTATACGCCTGCACCGCGGTGGGGGAGGAAACACGGACAACTGCACATTGTTATAACAGAGCACCCACTCCCGGGCTAAACACATCTAGgagcattataaaaataaatcgcCCATCAAACCCTGAATTGAAGAACATCAGTGCTTCACAGCAGAGTTGCCGTATCTGGGAGCATTTTTATAAGAAACACTTTTACCCTGGTGATCTTGCTCTGCGTTTTGGCGAAGTATTTTTCCTGAGTCTTTGTCAGGAGCTCCTGCCCTCCTGCGATGGCCAGGATGATGGCGTCTGCCATGCGGTTGTCATGGAGACAGAGATCCACAGCACCCTCAAAGTCACCAGTGAGCAAGGCCTGGGTAATGAGCCCATCAACATCTGTAAGCAAAACAGTCAAACAGTTAAGCAAACAAGAACAGCACGATGTAGGACTGTTGAAGTCATCATGGGGTAGAACAACAAAATAGCATCTTTAGACTTTACCCATAGGACTAATACCCATCACTTCTGTTACCTCTATTAGGgccctttaaaaaaacacagtgtctTCAATTCAACAATCATGCCATGcaggtaaatacaaaataagagccagcagtatgtaaaaaaaaatatatattaagtgTGACATTGcatggcacctttttttttttttttttttaagcctacaGTGAAAAACTTTTGACTTcataattttaaatatgttttcttcCACTTATTTGTTGATCTTCCGGGAACCAGCCAATTGAGTTTTTAATATAGTGTTCTACTCCAAGAAAGATTTGTagtgcaaggcactgtaaatggaATCTTCACTGCCATATGATCGCTAAGCAGTTTTGGTGGAAAGAGTAAGCGCTTGCCTCCACTGACAGAGATGTTCAAGGTCTCCTTTGCTTCAGAAGCTTGTTCTTGAAGATCAGCATCAACAGGGTGCTCTGTCTGGATTAGACAAGTGTGTACAGGTTACTGAGAAGCAGGGACGAAGAATAGTGATCAACCAAATATGTCTTGCTTGAGTCTGCTGGGAGAAATCTGTGTTGAATAAGCATATGTTCATGGGGTAGACCACTTCCCACCTGTAAAACAACTGTTCCCTTATATACTGCATAAGTTAAAATGCAGACGTCCCAAGAACACTCAAGCACAGCAAGGAATACATGTAATTGATGAGATACAGTAACTCAAGAgctgaatatactgtatgtggtttTCAAGAACAATACAGAAGAACAGTGCCTTATGTTCCGGGCACAGACAATACTGAAAAAGCATACGTTTGCACTACATGAATACTGAATAAAACCCACCCTGCTACACAACATGCCTACAACAGATTAAAATAAAGCTACCAAGTGGTGTATCTGATCTATACTATACAGATGGGGAAGATGGAAAACAATTCGAAAGCATGCACATTTAATAGGTTTGCGTAATGGCAGTATTGTCTAAAGCGCGTGATTATTTACAGTTTTGGCAGTCACACTGCCCAGCCAATATATCTCAACTATCACACAAGCAAATCAGTCTACAGACAGCAATGACTAAATTACTCTTAATTCCTGGGATGCAATATTTCTTTGATTTAGAGAACTAGATTTTAGGTGAAAGGATTTTTACTCCCTGGTCTCGTACACGATCTAATCTTTAATTTGGAACATTTCCAGATATACCATTACCTTTACATAACCGGCACCATGATAAACAACGGCACTAGCATGTAGATTATTCTACTTTTCAGTTGACAGACTTCATcattaaaaagaaacagaaagacaaaacagCCAAAGAGTTTGGAAGAGCCCCTAGACAAGGCAAGAAAGGAAGCCTGTTTCAATACCTCTCCCTGGGTCTGCTCTTCTGCAACAGGGCTCCCTTCAACACTGTCCATTGCCTGCTCAGCTTCACAAACAGACTGAATACAGAAGTAACCCCAAGACAGCAACAGGGAGAGAGTTGAAACAAATCAGTAAAGATTCTTGATTCAAAGGAgttcaaatcatttttaaaaaacagcatgcACGAGCAATATGAATTACTTCAGAAAGTACACTCACACCAAACAAATAATACAGGGTACTTACTGGATAATCCAGAAACAAGCAGGCATTTTTAGATTTCcttatgattttgttttttagctACATTGGTTTACAGATGTACATAAAAAGAATGCAGATTGATGGGTTCTGCAAGTTTACCATAACCTTGACGCCCCATTTAGGCCCCTTTAGTTTAAAGTGAGTTTAGTCCAATGAAATCCACGTTTTGAAAACCAAATTTCAATTCaaatctcttttttattttacctataaatgtatcaaaaaaaaaaaggttttcatggATTAATACAGACAAAGATAAGACTGCTCTTTGTAAAGTGACTATTCGCCACCACAGTTTAAACAGCCAGGTTATAGATGGTTTATTTCATCAACACCACAGCACAGGCCATGCTTAGTTATTAATCTTTTCCTACCTCCTCAGCTTTCCCATCTACAATTGCGTCTTTCTCTAACGCAGCAGCAATCTGAAaagggtagaaaaaaaaaaaaataataatgtagacAAAAAGCATTTTGTAAACATGCATTAAACCATAAACAGAGCATTACTTTACCTTCTTAACAAGTTCTTCCTTTTTATACCCCAAAAGCTCCAAGTATTTGTTGCGAGGATCAACCTCGAAGTTgatctttataaaaaataataaaaaaagattaaaatgcaagaaagagagaaagaaagatatgATTTTACTTCCTCAGAATATATCATGGCAGACATACACCCATTCCCTGTGAACGGCCTTCATTAGAACTGCAGCCCCCGTAGGACTGAAACAGCACAGATCGTCTTTAACACTACACTGCTTAACAATACTGCAGACCACACATCTTTCAAGTTTGTTCATTTAGTTTTCTCTGTGTATGGATAAAGCTCTGAATATATAATAATTCTGAATATGCAAACTTCATAGAGCAGGATGGGGAGCCCTAGCCAGCCCAACTTTTCTTATTCTTAAAGAGCTGTTGATTGAGTGGTTGATCTTATAACTGGAAATGAACATATAACTGGAAATGAACTATCTTGAGCTTCCAGATTAATGCagtttatttacagtacaaaTAAGGCCCAGGACTTATATTTACATATAAACAATTCACCTTTAAGAAAGACCAGATGTTCCTCTCAAATTCAGTCTGTGCAGCTTCTACTTTAgactgacagaaattgaaaaaatTCCCAGCCTGCACAGCAGTCTGAAGCTGATTAGAGCGCTCCAAGAAGTCTGTTTCCGTGACAACCTGGCTCACATAAACGTGATGAGGAactagctgctgctgctgctgctgctgttgaggctggacaattacattttcaaatgttacCAGCTTGCCTCCAAACTgtggaataaaagaaaaaaagaatacggAGAAAGTTACATTATATTTAACAACAATACAAACATTGCTATCTGAACGGAACGGAAAAACTGCATAATTAAAATCACAGCAACCTTCAAGCCTCTTGCCAAATAAAACCCATTAATTTCTTGAGCAGATACAGCCAGAACCCATGAGCCTGCCACTTCAAAAACATAACCCTGAGTGTGGGGATGTTTTTAATAGTaagaaaatgcaaacaaaaaaaacaaaactgtgtggtttattttgtagttgaattaattcaatttaaaattcAAAAGCCATAACACAGTTATGTAATACAGTATGACTGTGTTTCGTTTCTTTTCATAACTGCAGTGGGTCGTGCAGTATTTTGCTGCTCTGACTTGTTTGGACGAGGGTGAGAAGGGAAAAATGCCAATGCTATGGGCAGGCACTGAGAATAAACCAGACATCACTACTCATTAGCGGTTAAGACAGTTGATGTTGTTCACTGGCTTTTGTCTTGAGAAGACTGATGTACTGTTTGTGATGAGTCACAAGAAGAGGGGAAGGCTTGGTATAACTTGAACATACAGCGAACGACGCTCCAACGGGTCTGCGTATCCACTTGGGGGGTTTCTTCAGAGGCatcactgtgctttgctggactgCGGGCTGACGGAGCTGCAGGGGAGGAAGGGTCTGGCCAGTACCAAAGGGATCCAGATTCCCAAAGGAGGAGGTGAGCTTTGGAAAGGAAAAAGCAGAACCTAATCATTAGCagccaaaaaacaacacaaaacacaccaaCAAAGCAATAACGGTTACAATGCAATGAGCCATGCCAGGGTGTGTGCTGCTGCCAAATAATGCACTTCTCAGGAGGTGAGTGTTATTTTACAACATTGCTTAAATGTAAATACCGGTAGACTCTGGAGAAATACCTGATCTGCTTGCTTCTGCCTCTGGCCATCACAGCTGCCTCCCATGATAGAGTAGACGCTGACGTGTCCATCAAAAGCTGCTGCAGAGAGGACAGCTGGGTTTCTGGGACACCACTGGATATCGAAGCACCACTGTGTGCTGGTGGGCAGCTCGTACAGCACCTGTCAGTATTAATAGAAttcattatataaataaaaaacaaaacacattgcagACGTCAGAAAGGAACATGTTAAAATGAGGCACCAGAAGGTATAGGACATATATGATTTGGTATATTTACTGCTTGCTTACGTATTTTAATAAACTATTCCTCACTCATATTTTGCAACAGTATGTACAAGTTTCACATACATACATTAAGAAGGTGGCTGATATATACCCCATAAGTAAATAACAGACTACACGGGCAATTTGTCCACAGTGGAAAATAACACCCCCGAAAGTCTGAAGGTGCTCACCTCTCCAGAGTTGGGATTCCAGCAGAGAATCCTGTTGTCCTTCCCACAGCTCAGGAGCAACTCAGGGTCTGCCAAGCTCCAGGCAATGGCCAGTACTCCCCTGTGTAACACACAAGTTAAAACATTGTGGGTTTGAGTCTTACAGGCAATGCATGTGCAGCAACTACTGCAAGTTAAATGATAAGAAATGGAATATATCTGATACAGTACATCAGTGGTTATGCTCACACATTTTGTTCTAGGCTACAATTCTACAACTAACTGGAATTGCCTTTAGCAGACTGAGTGATAACAAAGGTGTCAAGCTGGGGCGACTTAAAgggaataatacattttatggtaGTCATGATCCAAGATCAAAAGACATTAAGATTATCTTAACAGAAATGTATAACTTGCATCCCATTGTTGAAGAATGCTTTTCATACATCTGTTTATAATATGGTATCTATTATCCCTACACTGGAGACACCTGGTGGCAAAGAAAGGATTCAGCTGTTTTACATGCTGCTGTGCGGCAAAATCAGATACTGAAGGTAACATATCTATAATCTAATTCTGGTTATAGTGCAAAGTCATGTTCAGGATAtagttatacagtatattgtactgtactgtactgcacactTGAGGTAATGTGTGTTTTGCAGTTGAAATGAGACAAAGAGAAAATTGATACTTTATATAGATTCACATTTTATGCAATCATTATGGTGCGTAATGCAATCACACAGTACCAAAAAACTACATCAACTGAGGAGCTCTGCTGATCCTATACCTTGTGTGGTTTTCCAGGACTTTTAGGGGTGATGAGGCAAACCTCAGGTCCCACATTTGAATAACGGGCATCCTGTCATCTTCTGATGCAAGCACTAGCTGGGTGGCCACCTCAGGGTTCCAAGCCAATCCTGAACAATGCAtctgtacagcacaacacaggcacTTAATACGGAGTTACTAACACCACTGTTCAAACTTCACATAAATAAACTGCCTAATACATCAATCACCATGACCTGCATCCATTATagaaatatcaaaaataaaaaacactaagtTCCCTTTGTAGTCACtcattctgatactctcaatgaAACGCGTTTCTAGATATATGTTAATGAGAAattcagacaaacagacagggcACCTCCATTACTGATaagctgaaaaataaaaaataaatctaagtgcgagatacatacagacagacagacagacaaccacCACACTTCGAGGTGTTCATCGCAACTGAATAAGCAGTTCTCAGATAGATAgagaaatgtaagtgtgacagacacaCAGTCTTGATGCACTCAACAACTTCACCTAAAGaaaggtccttagcaagtttcacaACTCAGCTGAAGTAGCTCTCTAGATAACTGCAAAGTGTGACACAGCCCACCTCCACTACACCCCCCTGCGGGGGACATGAATTCCCGGCAGGGATAACAGGGCCTGAGATTGCATCCTGACAAGCAATAGATACGCTTCAGTAACACAAAAGTAATCAGAAATGAGCATCTCCTACCCTATTGCTGTGGTCGCTGACTTTGATGATGGGTTCGTTTTTCCGCAGGTCCCACACTGACGCACGTCCACTGGGGCTGGCTGAAGCCAAGATATGCTGGACTTGCCTGTTCCAAGCAACACTACTGATGTCTTCAAGAGGctgaagaaaagaagaaaaaacaaaaacaaaaacgcagacacatttttaaacaaaccttTCCAATTCAACAGCAAGTCACACTTGAGAGTCATTTACCTTGTTGATAATTATCGTGACCCATTTGCACACAGCAGTGCACTGTCTGCCTGCTCCCCTATCAGGTCTGCACACCCAAAATAAGTaacattattttactgtttctACCTGAGATTTTGGTCCAGGCGTCATCGGAGAATCAAAATTGTTCAGGTCCCAAATGTAGATTTCAGACTCGTTACCTCCCGAGACAACAAGGTTTGCCTGAGAAACAAATTGACAGTTTGTTAGTACAGGAATTATGCAAAAGAAGCTTGCACAACATAGCAGACAAAGAACACTTTAATGGCATTTGAAATTCAATCCACCCTCTCATTTGTTTCACGCAATATAAAAAATAGTTATTGAATGCCATGTTTTAAAGGTAAGTTGCTATCATGTTACTGAGACTGGGAGACATTTGTTCACACAACAAAACTGCCAATAGTAACATATTGTCAACTTACTCAAGAGATCAGAGATCAAAGGGTCCAATCAAACCAAAGATTGAAAAATTTATATTGCAACAATACTTTGGTGGATACAAATAATCATAGAGGATTTTTACTAGAGATATTTTTAGAAACAGTTCACAGCaaagctttattatttttattacactgaCACCTCATCATGCATTTTTCCATGTCATTTCAAGGGTAAGGAGAACAGGTTTCTCCAAAACGGCAGGGTATTGATTTATCTTGCGAGATAAACACTTGCTGAGTTATTTTGACTTACCTGGAATGAATTAACATCCAGAGCTCTAACTGGTCCAGTGTGCTTATCATTCTGAGCGATGACCACATCGCTGTCTCCAGCTATGATTTTCGCTGCGTCGTACAGAATAACGTTTCCGTTTTCACCCCCAGCAATGAGGACTCCACAGGGATGTTCTTCTGAACTCATCCCATGTGGTCCCCAAACCAGTTTATGATACCTGGGAGaggagaacaaaaacaaaagttccTAATTATCctcctctgtccttttttttcagTATACCGAACATTTCTCATTTGAAAATGCCCACGCTACCATCAGCCAGAGAGCCCTCAGGTATACACGTGAAAGCAAATAACAAGTTTCACGGCcagattttgttttttagtaaACCTGGACTCAGGACTGAGGAGGTTAGAACAATACTTTAGTCCCTGAAAGTTGTGCAGCTTTGCTACACTGACTTAATTTCACATTGATAAGCTGCATGtctcgatttaaaaaaaaaaccaaaaaaaaaccacacacacaacactatTTAACCTCTCATCATGTCTAAAGGAGCTGTTATTCCCAGATCGAAATCTCCATTGACAGAGATAAAAAGCTGATACAGCTCAGTCTTAATGCCGATTGGTTTAGAACGCcagttctcaatttgtttaatgCTACTGGAAGCATCCTTTTCTCCAGAATGAAGGAGGTTCCTGTGCCCGCTAGGGAATGCAATAACTTCCCATGTGTCTGCATTAGCCTGTAATCTTTTTGGGTGGTATCCAGTATAaagcttttatattttaaaaagcataatGTATTTcaaggtaaggaaaaaaaaatgttttagatacATTTCAGTGGGGTcgtgggaaggggggggggggtaattcagGACATAGAAAATGACAGCTAAACAAAGCAAAGCAACACCCTCCTTTAATCACACGActttgtattaaaataacaaCCACACCAAGATTATAAACACTATTAGCAGAATACAGTAGGTGTTTACAGAAACATTCCGGGTGTCATTATGAACCCCAGTCTGGCTCTCTCTCAATCCAACATAACATTGGAGCAATCGGTACGGAATTCACAATTCACTGAAAACAATAATCGACATATACTAGAGACTGCCCCACAAAACGCAATGCACAATTAAGACTGGCACAGACTGCCTCTACCTGTGTGAAGAGGAGAACGTGCCACATGATTTCATATCCAGCGTAGTGTCTGCGAGATCCAGCTCAAAAATCTCAAGCGCAGCATTTGTGCTGAAAGTTGCGTCAAGTTGCTGAGCCGAAGTACctacaaaaaaacaatgaaaagctATTAGGGagtattttgtttacatttgacGATTTTTGTACTTCTCCAAAATCATGTGAttcttcattcattttacatttgtatGTTACTTTTGCATGTTCAGTATGTTCTTATCTATTTATTTCTATAAGCAAATCCATGAATAAACAGGAACGGTTGTCTCTTACCAGCGGCCAGATAGATAGGATGCTGCTGAGCAGGGCTCCAGGCCTGCATTGCAGTGCGGTCAACCTCTTTTAGCTTCATCCTGAGGGAGAAACAGCCCCATGAGTCAACtaagcatgtactgtataaatacatCAATCCGTTTTAGTGCAGGTAGTATCTGGTAATCATTTTTAAACCAACTCAAAATGAACCATCGACGTTCTGCAAAGGCTGTTTATGGGTGTGCTCTGGAGTCCTAGACATGAGATTTTGGAGCACATTCACATAGCATTCACTATCGCGCTAAAGTTTAGAAGCGTATGGGAAAACCTGAAATAAGCACCAACCACATGACCCCTGCAATCATTACCAGGTCAGCTCTGCAGAGTGGCGCAGTGGAAGAACTTCAGGTACTAGAGCATCACGGGTCAATGGATCAACTAGGAGGAGCGGCAAGTTCTCACACTGAAAAGTGCTGCTGAATTTTACTGACCTGATTAACTTTACCCTCGTCTTCTATGTGCCACCACAGGCAAGAGAAAAACAAAGAGAAGACAAGTTCAGACCTGATGCCCGACAGGTGGTGATCTTCATAACGGGACTGCAGGTTACCAAAGGCGGACCGAACGTCCCGACAGACCGCAAATTACCACAAACTTAGTACGATGCAGCTGTGTTCTTATTCCTCTTTATACTGCAACATTTGAATTGTCCGTCAAGAAACCAAATGAGACTTGGAAGCCTCAAGCTGACAAGCAGAATCAAAAGAAGCCCTTTCACAGGAATAAATGAAAATCTTGAGTTTTCATTTCAATGGGCCACATGGCTGAAGACCTTAAACAATGTTGTGCTTCCTGAAGCCTACAATGAATGGGCATGTATTTAGGTAAGCAATTCTGTGCCTTAAGGGCTTACAATTTGCAAGACAAGACAGGCTCGACAAGAGAGGCCCAGGTGCTTCAAGGGCTGCAATAGGCAAGCAAAGTGCCCATACAGTATGGTCGGCAGTCTCAAAGTATCTATTTGCACATGGGTTTGGGCTCTGCTTTGGGCACATTCCTGCTATTCATTTCCAGTACTAAAATTCAACAATTTTCTTTGATCCTCAAAATATAATACCACTAAATATAAATGATACgtaatgttgtttttaaaccCTTGAAACACGTTTTTAAATGATACTCGTGTTATTCTTCACATTGAAAGAAAATATCAGCAAAGGGACATTTTTAC encodes the following:
- the LOC117409215 gene encoding protein transport protein Sec31A isoform X2; translation: MGTTSFFFPSCLLSTVPPEVFRARGVDCIATLMRDVDPVQPPLVACLLACLLSFLLVCKRELTPQTVSKARREPAENSTQTRVFPCSTHFPSVIRRVVFILAGPIQYRLRMKLKEVDRTAMQAWSPAQQHPIYLAAGTSAQQLDATFSTNAALEIFELDLADTTLDMKSCGTFSSSHRYHKLVWGPHGMSSEEHPCGVLIAGGENGNVILYDAAKIIAGDSDVVIAQNDKHTGPVRALDVNSFQANLVVSGGNESEIYIWDLNNFDSPMTPGPKSQPLEDISSVAWNRQVQHILASASPSGRASVWDLRKNEPIIKVSDHSNRMHCSGLAWNPEVATQLVLASEDDRMPVIQMWDLRFASSPLKVLENHTRGVLAIAWSLADPELLLSCGKDNRILCWNPNSGEVLYELPTSTQWCFDIQWCPRNPAVLSAAAFDGHVSVYSIMGGSCDGQRQKQADQLTSSFGNLDPFGTGQTLPPLQLRQPAVQQSTVMPLKKPPKWIRRPVGASFAFGGKLVTFENVIVQPQQQQQQQQLVPHHVYVSQVVTETDFLERSNQLQTAVQAGNFFNFCQSKVEAAQTEFERNIWSFLKINFEVDPRNKYLELLGYKKEELVKKIAAALEKDAIVDGKAEESVCEAEQAMDSVEGSPVAEEQTQGETEHPVDADLQEQASEAKETLNISVSGDVDGLITQALLTGDFEGAVDLCLHDNRMADAIILAIAGGQELLTKTQEKYFAKTQSKITRLITAVVTKDWKEIVQSCDLQNWREALAAVLTYARPDEFAALCGDLGTRLERDGDLSLQAQACLCYICAGNVEKLVACWTKAQDGNSPLSLQDLVEKVVILRKAVEMTQGVSSNAVGALLAEKMSHYASLLAAQGSLSTAMAYLPSNTDQTNIVHLRDRLYRAQAEQAPGTQVPYERQQATKGRASAKQAHPPGQMPQHQPQAQTQQYYPQVRPASTVTSWSNQTPTALPSIPPAASASDTQVEPPPPGFIMQGPANPVAVSAAPGYMYGQPSARQQYLQTYPQTQQYPQGMGGPSIYQPQQPTASPPPPSPSASYPSHYLHSASSHSMYTGQPPASAPGPVSPASSFPPPASGASFQHGGPGAPASSYPPPPTGPTGTLPAAQIELPASQRTGPQNGWNDPPSLSRVPKKKKLPDHYTPPAPITAPIMNPLGDPQAQQSSPPPTFQPHQHPAGQPGLQPSFPGIQQPLPQSALQPSAPKLSAEGPPGAPIGDVSQPFQSIPAEKITKKPIPDEHLVLKTAFEGLIQKCMNAATDPQTRRKLDDANKRLESLYDKLRDQTLSPTIVNGLHNIARSIEARNYMEGLNMHTHIVGNSNFSETSAFMPVLKVVLTQANKLGV
- the LOC117409215 gene encoding protein transport protein Sec31A isoform X6, which encodes MGTTSFFFPSCLLSTVPPEVFRARGVDCIATLMRDVDPVQPPLVACLLACLLSFLLVCKRELTPQTVSKARREPAENSTQTRVFPCSTHFPSVIRRVVFILAGPIQYRLRMKLKEVDRTAMQAWSPAQQHPIYLAAGTSAQQLDATFSTNAALEIFELDLADTTLDMKSCGTFSSSHRYHKLVWGPHGMSSEEHPCGVLIAGGENGNVILYDAAKIIAGDSDVVIAQNDKHTGPVRALDVNSFQANLVVSGGNESEIYIWDLNNFDSPMTPGPKSQPLEDISSVAWNRQVQHILASASPSGRASVWDLRKNEPIIKVSDHSNRMHCSGLAWNPEVATQLVLASEDDRMPVIQMWDLRFASSPLKVLENHTRGVLAIAWSLADPELLLSCGKDNRILCWNPNSGEVLYELPTSTQWCFDIQWCPRNPAVLSAAAFDGHVSVYSIMGGSCDGQRQKQADQLTSSFGNLDPFGTGQTLPPLQLRQPAVQQSTVMPLKKPPKWIRRPVGASFAFGGKLVTFENVIVQPQQQQQQQQLVPHHVYVSQVVTETDFLERSNQLQTAVQAGNFFNFCQSKVEAAQTEFERNIWSFLKINFEVDPRNKYLELLGYKKEELVKKIAAALEKDAIVDGKAEESVCEAEQAMDSVEGSPVAEEQTQGETEHPVDADLQEQASEAKETLNISVSGDVDGLITQALLTGDFEGAVDLCLHDNRMADAIILAIAGGQELLTKTQEKYFAKTQSKITRLITAVVTKDWKEIVQSCDLQNWREALAAVLTYARPDEFAALCGDLGTRLERDGDLSLQAQACLCYICAGNVEKLVACWTKAQDGNSPLSLQDLVEKVVILRKAVEMTQGVSSNAVGALLAEKMSHYASLLAAQGSLSTAMAYLPSNTDQTNIVHLRDRLYRAQAEQAPGTQVPYERQQATKGRASAKQAHPPGQMPQHQPQAQTQQYYPQVEPPPPGFIMQGPANPVAVSAAPGYMYGQPSARQQYLQTYPQTQQYPQGMGGPSIYQPQQPTASPPPPSPSASYPSHYLHSASSHSMYTGQPPASAPGPVSPASSFPPPASGASFQHGGPGAPASSYPPPPTGPTGTLPAAQIELPASQRTGGINTPDITCFLEGPQNGWNDPPSLSRVPKKKKLPDHYTPPAPITAPIMNPLGDPQAQQSSPPPTFQPHQHPAGQPGLQPSFPGIQQPLPQSALQPSAPKLSAEGPPGAPIGDVSQPFQSIPAEKITKKPIPDEHLVLKTAFEGLIQKCMNAATDPQTRRKLDDANKRLESLYDKLRDQTLSPTIVNGLHNIARSIEARNYMEGLNMHTHIVGNSNFSETSAFMPVLKVVLTQANKLGV